A genome region from Lytechinus pictus isolate F3 Inbred chromosome 16, Lp3.0, whole genome shotgun sequence includes the following:
- the LOC129279056 gene encoding thialysine N-epsilon-acetyltransferase-like → MGTYTIRKAEPDDCDDIVRLINELAEYENMPDQVDVTPEKLRADAFCDQPFVNLLVAVCTKSNTTVAYSSFSYTYSSWKGRTVYLDDLYVTPVHRGHGIGTTLMQSVARCAYEQKQCNRMNWIVLAWNERPKEMYARLGGENLTVKESWENITLFKEQLKNLATTYQVKLSADTTIDVQL, encoded by the exons ATGGGAACATACACTATCAGGAAGGCCGAACcagatgattgtgatgatattGTAAGACTCATCAATGAACTTGCTGAGTATGAGAACATGCCAGACCAAGTGGATGTGACACCAGAAA AACTCAGAGCTGATGCCTTCTGTGATCAACCCTTTGTCAACTTGCTGGTTGCTGTGTGCACCAAATCCAATACAACGGTTGCTTACAGCTCCTTTTCCTACACATACAGTTCATGGAAAGGGCGAACAGTTTACTTGGATGATCTATATGTCACACCAGTTCATAGAG GGCATGGGATAGGAACAACATTAATGCAGTCAGTGGCTAGG TGTGCCTACGAACAAAAGCAATGTAATCGTATGAACTGGATCGTTCTCGCTTGGAACGAACGTCCGAAGGAGATGTATGCCCGGCTCGGAGGAGAGAATCTAACTGTGAAAGAAAGCTGGGAAAACATTACGTTATTCAAAGAACAATTGAAAAACTTGGCAACGACTTATCAGGTCAAGCTAAGCGCTGATACAACAATAGATGTGCAGCTATGA